Proteins found in one Muntiacus reevesi chromosome 2, mMunRee1.1, whole genome shotgun sequence genomic segment:
- the ADAM33 gene encoding disintegrin and metalloproteinase domain-containing protein 33 isoform X9, translated as MEFLRPEYWSGRLLAPGYTETHYSPDGRPVVLFPNHKDHCHYHGHVRGFPDSWVVLSICSGMRGLITLSSNASYYVHPWPAGDSKDFLTHRIFRVEQLFIGKGACGHGDPRDKRDMTSLSCATQIRERRESFQSPRYLELYIVADHTLFLTQHRNLNHVKQRLLEVANYVDQILRTLDIQVVLTGLEVWTEQDQSRITPDANATLWAFLQWRRGLWARRPHDSAQLLTGQAFRGATVGLAPVEGMCLAESSGGVTTDHSEFSMGAAATMAHEIGHSLGLSHDPHGCCAEAAVEQGGCVMAAATGHPFPRVFSACSRRQLRAFFRKGGGACLSNAPDSGFLVPQARCGNGFVEKGEECDCGAGQECPGSCCLAHSCSLRAGAQCSHGGCCAHCLLKPAGTPCRPAAGDCDLPEFCTGASPYCPPDVYLLDGSPCARGRGYCRDGACPTLEKQCQQLWGPGSRPAPEACFQVVNSAGDAQGNCGQQGDGGFVPCAQRDAQCGKLQCQGGEQSALVPHAVPVDSTVHLGSREVTCRGASVQPGAQLDLPDLGLVEAGTQCGPRMCPHCPQVCQERRCQNTTFRELELCLMTCHGRGVCNSNRNCHCAPGWAPPSCDKPGLGGSVDSGPVRPQNRDTFTLAVILSSVLPLLPGAGLAWCCCRQPGLCLQQRFWGSRRDLMCRGTLPPPVASQTLRTLLEPNSHLEKPVPHSPTCTPKQVESKSQDPVSGEVIPDMRRLKDRWLLTATPRNSDPQGKSQQLS; from the exons atggaattcttgaggccagaatactggagtgg CAGGCTGCTGGCCCCAGGATACACAGAAACCCACTACAGCCCAGATGGGCGGCCAGTAGTGCTGTTCCCCAACCACAAG GATCACTGCCACTACCATGGGCATGTGAGGGGCTTCCCGGACTCCTGGGTGGTCCTCAGCATCTGCTCTGGGATGAG GGGCCTGATCACACTCAGCAGCAATGCCAGCTATTACGTGCATCCCTGGCCAGCTGGGGACTCCAAGGACTTCTTGACCCATAGGATCTTCCGGGTGGAGCAGCTGTTCATCGGGAAAGGAGCCTGTGGCCACGGGGACCCAAGGGACAAAAGGGACATGACCAGCCTTTCGTGTGCCACCCAGATCAGG gAGAGGCGGGAGTCCTTCCAAAGTCCGAGGTACCTGGAGCTGTACATAGTGGCGGACCACACCCTG TTTTTGACTCAGCACCGGAACTTGAACCACGTCAAGCAGCGTCTTCTGGAGGTGGCCAATTATGTGGATCAG ATTCTCCGGACTTTGGACATTCAGGTGGTGCTGACCGGCCTGGAAGTGTGGACCGAGCAGGACCAGAGCCGCATCACGCCAGACGCGAACGCCACGCTCTGGGCCTTCCTGCAGTGGCGCCGGGGGCTGTGGGCGCGGCGGCCACACGACTCGGCTCAGCTGCTCAC GGGCCAAGCTTTCCGCGGCGCCACAGTGGGCCTGGCGCCCGTCGAGGGCATGTGCCTCGCGGAGAGCTCTGGAGGCGTGACCACC GACCACTCGGAGTTCTCCATGGGTGCCGCGGCCACCATGGCCCACGAGATAGGCCACAGCCTCGGCCTCAGCCACGACCCCCACGGCTGCTGCGCGGAGGCAGCGGTGGAGCAGGGCGGCTGCGTGATGGCGGCGGCTACTGG GCACCCCTTCCCGCGCGTGTTTAGCGCCTGCAGCCGCCGCCAGCTGCGCGCCTTCTTCCGAAAGGGAGGGGGCGCTTGCCTCTCCAACGCGCCGGACTCCGGGTTCCTGGTGCCGCAGGCGCGCTGCGGGAACGGCTTTGTAGAAAAGGGCGAGGAGTGCGATTGCGGCGCCGGCCAG GAGTGCCCCGGCTCCTGCTGCCTTGCCCACAGCTGCTCGCTGCGTGCGGGGGCCCAGTGCTCCCACGGCGGCTGCTGCGCACACTGCCTG CTGAAGCCGGCGGGCACGCCATGCCGCCCGGCTGCGGGAGACTGTGACCTCCCTGAATTCTGCACCGGAGCCTCCCCTTATTGCCCGCCGGACGTTTATCTACTGGACGGCTCGCCCTGCGCCAGAGGCCGCGGCTACTGCCGGGATGGCGCGTGTCCCACGCTGGAGAAGCAATGCCAGCAGCTCTGGGGGCCTG GCTCGCGTCCAGCCCCGGAGGCTTGCTTCCAGGTCGTGAACTCCGCGGGAGACGCCCAGGGGAACTGCGGCCAGCAGGGAGACGGCGGCTTTGTACCCTGTGCGCAGAG GGATGCGCAGTGTGGGAAACTGCAGTGCCAGGGCGGAGAGCAGAGCGCACTGGTGCCACATGCGGTGCCGGTGGACTCCACCGTACACCTGGGCAGCCGCGAGGTGACTTGCAGGGGGGCTTCCGTGCAGCCCGGTGCCCAGCTAGACCTGCCTGACTTGGGCCTGGTAGAGGCAGGCACCCAGTGTGGACCTAGAATG TGCCCTCACTGCCCACAGGTGTGCCAGGAAAGGCGCTGCCAGAACACTACCTTCCGAGAGCTGGAGCTCTGCCTAATGACCTGCCACGGCCGCGGG GTTTGCAATAGTAACCGTAATTGCCACTGTGCTCCAGGCTGGGCTCCGCCTTCCTGTGACAAGCCAGGCTTGGGCGGTAGTGTGGACAGTGGTCCTGTGCGCCCTCAAA ACCGGGACACCTTCACGCTGGCGGTGATCCTTAGCTCTGTGCTCCCTCTGCTCCCCGGGGCTGGCCTGGCCTGGTGCTGCTGCCGGCAGCCAGGACTCTGTCTCCAACAACGCTTCTGGGGCTCAAGGAGGGACCTCATGTGCAGGGG CACTCTTCCCCCACCTGTTGCTTCCCAGACTTTGAGAACTCTGCTAGAACCCAACAGCCACCTTGAGAAGCCTGTTCCTCATAGCCCTACTTGTACCCCTAAG CAGGTAGAGTCCAAAAGCCAAGATCCTGTCTCTGGGGAAGTGATTCCTGACATGAGAAGACTTAAGGACAGGTGGCTACTGACTGCCACTCCAAGGAACTCGGACCCTCAGGGGAAGAGCCAGCAACTCAGCTGA
- the ADAM33 gene encoding disintegrin and metalloproteinase domain-containing protein 33 isoform X10 yields MRGLITLSSNASYYVHPWPAGDSKDFLTHRIFRVEQLFIGKGACGHGDPRDKRDMTSLSCATQIRERRESFQSPRYLELYIVADHTLFLTQHRNLNHVKQRLLEVANYVDQILRTLDIQVVLTGLEVWTEQDQSRITPDANATLWAFLQWRRGLWARRPHDSAQLLTGQAFRGATVGLAPVEGMCLAESSGGVTTDHSEFSMGAAATMAHEIGHSLGLSHDPHGCCAEAAVEQGGCVMAAATGHPFPRVFSACSRRQLRAFFRKGGGACLSNAPDSGFLVPQARCGNGFVEKGEECDCGAGQECPGSCCLAHSCSLRAGAQCSHGGCCAHCLLKPAGTPCRPAAGDCDLPEFCTGASPYCPPDVYLLDGSPCARGRGYCRDGACPTLEKQCQQLWGPGSRPAPEACFQVVNSAGDAQGNCGQQGDGGFVPCAQRDAQCGKLQCQGGEQSALVPHAVPVDSTVHLGSREVTCRGASVQPGAQLDLPDLGLVEAGTQCGPRMCPHCPQVCQERRCQNTTFRELELCLMTCHGRGVCNSNRNCHCAPGWAPPSCDKPGLGGSVDSGPVRPQNRDTFTLAVILSSVLPLLPGAGLAWCCCRQPGLCLQQRFWGSRRDLMCRGTLPPPVASQTLRTLLEPNSHLEKPVPHSPTCTPKQVESKSQDPVSGEVIPDMRRLKDRWLLTATPRNSDPQGKSQQLS; encoded by the exons ATGAG GGGCCTGATCACACTCAGCAGCAATGCCAGCTATTACGTGCATCCCTGGCCAGCTGGGGACTCCAAGGACTTCTTGACCCATAGGATCTTCCGGGTGGAGCAGCTGTTCATCGGGAAAGGAGCCTGTGGCCACGGGGACCCAAGGGACAAAAGGGACATGACCAGCCTTTCGTGTGCCACCCAGATCAGG gAGAGGCGGGAGTCCTTCCAAAGTCCGAGGTACCTGGAGCTGTACATAGTGGCGGACCACACCCTG TTTTTGACTCAGCACCGGAACTTGAACCACGTCAAGCAGCGTCTTCTGGAGGTGGCCAATTATGTGGATCAG ATTCTCCGGACTTTGGACATTCAGGTGGTGCTGACCGGCCTGGAAGTGTGGACCGAGCAGGACCAGAGCCGCATCACGCCAGACGCGAACGCCACGCTCTGGGCCTTCCTGCAGTGGCGCCGGGGGCTGTGGGCGCGGCGGCCACACGACTCGGCTCAGCTGCTCAC GGGCCAAGCTTTCCGCGGCGCCACAGTGGGCCTGGCGCCCGTCGAGGGCATGTGCCTCGCGGAGAGCTCTGGAGGCGTGACCACC GACCACTCGGAGTTCTCCATGGGTGCCGCGGCCACCATGGCCCACGAGATAGGCCACAGCCTCGGCCTCAGCCACGACCCCCACGGCTGCTGCGCGGAGGCAGCGGTGGAGCAGGGCGGCTGCGTGATGGCGGCGGCTACTGG GCACCCCTTCCCGCGCGTGTTTAGCGCCTGCAGCCGCCGCCAGCTGCGCGCCTTCTTCCGAAAGGGAGGGGGCGCTTGCCTCTCCAACGCGCCGGACTCCGGGTTCCTGGTGCCGCAGGCGCGCTGCGGGAACGGCTTTGTAGAAAAGGGCGAGGAGTGCGATTGCGGCGCCGGCCAG GAGTGCCCCGGCTCCTGCTGCCTTGCCCACAGCTGCTCGCTGCGTGCGGGGGCCCAGTGCTCCCACGGCGGCTGCTGCGCACACTGCCTG CTGAAGCCGGCGGGCACGCCATGCCGCCCGGCTGCGGGAGACTGTGACCTCCCTGAATTCTGCACCGGAGCCTCCCCTTATTGCCCGCCGGACGTTTATCTACTGGACGGCTCGCCCTGCGCCAGAGGCCGCGGCTACTGCCGGGATGGCGCGTGTCCCACGCTGGAGAAGCAATGCCAGCAGCTCTGGGGGCCTG GCTCGCGTCCAGCCCCGGAGGCTTGCTTCCAGGTCGTGAACTCCGCGGGAGACGCCCAGGGGAACTGCGGCCAGCAGGGAGACGGCGGCTTTGTACCCTGTGCGCAGAG GGATGCGCAGTGTGGGAAACTGCAGTGCCAGGGCGGAGAGCAGAGCGCACTGGTGCCACATGCGGTGCCGGTGGACTCCACCGTACACCTGGGCAGCCGCGAGGTGACTTGCAGGGGGGCTTCCGTGCAGCCCGGTGCCCAGCTAGACCTGCCTGACTTGGGCCTGGTAGAGGCAGGCACCCAGTGTGGACCTAGAATG TGCCCTCACTGCCCACAGGTGTGCCAGGAAAGGCGCTGCCAGAACACTACCTTCCGAGAGCTGGAGCTCTGCCTAATGACCTGCCACGGCCGCGGG GTTTGCAATAGTAACCGTAATTGCCACTGTGCTCCAGGCTGGGCTCCGCCTTCCTGTGACAAGCCAGGCTTGGGCGGTAGTGTGGACAGTGGTCCTGTGCGCCCTCAAA ACCGGGACACCTTCACGCTGGCGGTGATCCTTAGCTCTGTGCTCCCTCTGCTCCCCGGGGCTGGCCTGGCCTGGTGCTGCTGCCGGCAGCCAGGACTCTGTCTCCAACAACGCTTCTGGGGCTCAAGGAGGGACCTCATGTGCAGGGG CACTCTTCCCCCACCTGTTGCTTCCCAGACTTTGAGAACTCTGCTAGAACCCAACAGCCACCTTGAGAAGCCTGTTCCTCATAGCCCTACTTGTACCCCTAAG CAGGTAGAGTCCAAAAGCCAAGATCCTGTCTCTGGGGAAGTGATTCCTGACATGAGAAGACTTAAGGACAGGTGGCTACTGACTGCCACTCCAAGGAACTCGGACCCTCAGGGGAAGAGCCAGCAACTCAGCTGA